In Propionicimonas paludicola, a single window of DNA contains:
- the guaA gene encoding glutamine-hydrolyzing GMP synthase, with the protein MSPDHDLVLVVDYGAQYAQLIARRVREARVYSEIVPHTMPVTELLAKQPSAVILSGGPSSVYEPGAPQLDVALLEAGVPVFGICYGFMAMAQALGGRVARTGQREYGRTRVEITDPGRLLEGLPPVLTSWMSHGDEVTAAPSGFRVNARSPRATVAAFEDPARRLAGVQWHPEVLHSEHGQQVLERFLIEIAGCRPTWTSANIVEEQVERIRAEVGDARVLCALSGGVDSAVAAALVQRAIGDQLTCVFVDHGLLRTGEAERVERDFVASTGVKLVVADEEKRFLDALAGVSDPETKRKIIGREFIRTFEDAARRINADGPIDYLVQGTLYPDVVESGGGEGASTIKSHHNVGGLPDDLQFTLIEPLRTLFKDEVRQVGRQLGLPEHIVNRHPFPGPGLGIRIVGAVDAERLRILRAADLIVREETTAAGLDSSIWQFPVVLLADVHSVGVQGDGRSYGHPIVLRPVSSEDAMTADWSRLPYEVLEKMSTRITNEVPEVNRVVLDVTSKPPGTIEWE; encoded by the coding sequence ATGAGTCCTGACCACGATCTGGTGTTGGTCGTCGACTACGGAGCCCAGTACGCCCAGCTGATCGCCCGCCGGGTGCGCGAGGCTCGGGTCTACTCCGAAATCGTGCCGCACACCATGCCGGTTACCGAGCTGCTGGCCAAGCAGCCTTCGGCCGTCATCCTCTCCGGTGGCCCCAGCTCGGTCTACGAGCCCGGTGCTCCGCAGCTGGACGTCGCCCTCCTCGAAGCCGGGGTGCCGGTGTTCGGCATCTGCTACGGCTTCATGGCCATGGCCCAGGCGCTCGGCGGACGCGTGGCCCGCACCGGCCAGCGCGAGTACGGACGTACCCGAGTGGAGATCACCGATCCCGGTCGGCTGCTCGAGGGCCTGCCGCCGGTGCTCACCTCGTGGATGTCCCACGGCGATGAGGTCACTGCGGCGCCGTCCGGCTTCCGGGTGAACGCGCGCTCACCGCGAGCCACCGTGGCCGCCTTCGAAGACCCGGCGCGCCGGCTGGCCGGCGTCCAGTGGCACCCCGAGGTGCTGCACTCCGAGCACGGCCAGCAGGTACTGGAGCGCTTCCTGATCGAGATCGCCGGCTGTCGGCCGACCTGGACCTCGGCGAACATCGTCGAGGAGCAGGTCGAGCGGATCCGCGCCGAGGTGGGGGACGCCCGGGTTCTGTGCGCGTTGTCCGGCGGCGTCGACTCGGCGGTGGCCGCCGCCTTGGTGCAGCGAGCCATCGGCGATCAGCTCACCTGTGTCTTCGTCGATCACGGCCTGCTGCGTACCGGCGAGGCCGAACGAGTCGAGCGGGACTTCGTGGCCTCGACCGGCGTCAAGCTGGTGGTGGCCGACGAGGAGAAGCGCTTCCTGGACGCGCTGGCCGGAGTCAGTGACCCGGAGACCAAGCGCAAGATCATCGGACGCGAGTTCATCCGCACCTTCGAGGACGCGGCCCGCCGGATCAACGCCGACGGCCCGATCGACTACCTGGTGCAGGGCACGCTCTACCCCGACGTCGTCGAGTCCGGCGGCGGCGAGGGTGCCTCGACCATCAAGAGCCACCACAACGTGGGCGGCCTGCCCGATGACCTGCAGTTCACCCTGATCGAACCGCTGCGCACCCTGTTCAAAGACGAGGTCCGCCAGGTCGGACGTCAGCTGGGTCTGCCCGAGCACATCGTCAACCGGCACCCGTTCCCCGGCCCCGGCCTGGGCATTCGGATCGTGGGGGCCGTGGACGCCGAGCGGTTGCGGATCCTGCGGGCCGCCGACCTGATCGTCCGCGAGGAGACGACGGCGGCCGGGCTGGACAGCTCCATCTGGCAGTTCCCGGTGGTGTTGCTGGCCGATGTTCACTCGGTCGGCGTGCAGGGTGACGGCCGTAGCTACGGGCATCCGATCGTGCTGCGTCCGGTGTCCAGCGAGGACGCCATGACCGCCGACTGGAGCCGGCTGCCTTATGAGGTGCTGGAGAAGATGTCGACCCGGATCACCAACGAGGTCCCCGAGGTGAACCGCGTCGTCCTCGACGTGACCAGCAAGCCGCCGGGCACCATCGAGTGGGAGTGA
- a CDS encoding PspC domain-containing protein has protein sequence MKQQLTRSAADKMIAGVCGGVARSFGIDSTLVRVVWALTSVFFFFPIAVYLVLWLVLPIDGGSTGLDEVKRAFSSNGSNQPPSDLR, from the coding sequence ATGAAGCAGCAACTCACCCGCTCTGCGGCAGACAAGATGATCGCCGGTGTGTGCGGCGGCGTCGCCCGGTCCTTCGGGATCGACTCGACTCTGGTTCGGGTGGTGTGGGCCCTGACCAGCGTGTTCTTCTTCTTCCCGATCGCGGTCTACCTGGTCCTGTGGCTGGTCCTCCCGATCGACGGTGGCAGCACCGGACTGGACGAGGTCAAGCGCGCGTTCAGCAGCAACGGCTCCAACCAGCCGCCGTCTGACCTGCGCTGA
- a CDS encoding PspC domain-containing protein, which yields MPDNLPVLITRPADTKMLAGVCAGVARRLGVDPTVVRVAAVLAAIFLGGLGIVAYLAGIALMPKDGQQVMPVQRWLPFTRSWPMAGVVVAVFAVSAVLLYAGGFSGVGIGPALIIFAIWFFGFRKRQPGASGHRPAEPTPFERASDAWRVRLAEQQTPGFENPGLLPSATTAMPPAQPAAFEQRWEQPYTNQPRDLVVTDNPAPEVRSHPRRPRGRWSGWLPALALAALGVGLVAAFGGVGPLPYVAAVLTGFGVGLVISSRRRRPPLLLPATLIAAIATTSLLFPVHPGKVGSFSDSYTTGAQIPGQIQYSAGDVRLDFSKLSLAEDKSVTIDVGAGQVDLVLPKNVRSQLVWSVGAGEYSDPGSPSISGAGISGSLGTDAPADAPTLTINLKVGVGEVKVVQ from the coding sequence ATGCCAGACAACCTGCCCGTGCTGATCACCCGGCCGGCCGACACCAAGATGCTGGCCGGCGTCTGCGCCGGCGTGGCTCGCCGCTTGGGTGTCGACCCCACCGTGGTGCGGGTGGCTGCCGTACTCGCGGCGATCTTCCTCGGTGGACTGGGCATCGTCGCCTACCTGGCCGGGATCGCGCTGATGCCGAAGGATGGCCAGCAGGTGATGCCCGTGCAGCGCTGGCTGCCGTTCACCCGGAGCTGGCCGATGGCGGGGGTCGTGGTCGCCGTCTTCGCCGTCTCGGCCGTCCTGCTGTATGCCGGCGGCTTCAGCGGAGTGGGCATCGGACCGGCCCTGATCATCTTCGCCATCTGGTTCTTCGGCTTCCGCAAGCGCCAGCCCGGAGCCTCCGGCCACCGCCCGGCCGAGCCCACCCCGTTCGAGCGGGCGTCGGACGCCTGGCGAGTGCGGCTGGCCGAACAGCAGACCCCCGGCTTCGAGAACCCGGGTCTCCTGCCCTCGGCCACCACGGCGATGCCCCCGGCCCAACCGGCCGCGTTCGAGCAGCGCTGGGAGCAGCCCTACACCAATCAACCCCGCGACCTGGTGGTCACTGACAACCCGGCTCCCGAGGTGCGTAGTCATCCGCGCCGTCCGCGTGGACGCTGGTCCGGCTGGCTGCCGGCGCTCGCGCTGGCCGCGCTCGGAGTCGGCCTGGTCGCCGCATTCGGCGGTGTCGGCCCGCTGCCCTACGTGGCGGCCGTGCTGACCGGGTTCGGGGTCGGCCTGGTGATCTCGTCTCGGCGGCGCCGTCCGCCGCTACTGCTGCCGGCAACTCTGATCGCAGCCATCGCGACCACCTCGCTCCTGTTCCCGGTCCATCCGGGCAAGGTGGGTAGCTTCAGCGACAGCTACACCACCGGAGCTCAGATCCCCGGCCAGATCCAGTACTCCGCCGGCGATGTTCGGCTCGACTTCAGCAAGCTCAGCCTGGCCGAGGACAAGTCCGTGACCATCGACGTCGGGGCCGGCCAGGTGGACCTGGTCCTGCCGAAGAACGTCCGCAGCCAGCTGGTCTGGAGCGTCGGAGCAGGCGAGTACAGCGATCCCGGGTCGCCCTCCATCAGTGGAGCCGGAATCAGCGGCTCGCTGGGCACCGATGCGCCGGCCGATGCACCCACCCTGACCATCAACCTGAAGGTCGGCGTCGGAGAAGTGAAGGTGGTCCAGTGA
- a CDS encoding ABC transporter substrate-binding protein — MRSSLLRGAAVTAGLALLLVGCSGPAATPSASAPASPSASAPSEEKVTLTVATFNEFGYEDLFAEYTKAHPNVTITPKKAATSNEARENYFNKLAAGSGLSDIEAIEVDWLPDVMQTADKLYDLSGDDVKGRWLDWKEAAGTAPDGKLVAYGTDIGPEGVCYRADLFKKAGLPTDRAEVAKALGSTWDDYFALGKKFVAKSNGVAWFDSADAIMQGQINQLKNAFSSTEPEETLIPLGDNAPVKAQYDSILKAAVDDKLSAHLQQWQPDWVDAFQKGKFATMLCPGWMLGVIEGNAKGIEGWDIANTFPGGGGNWGGSYLTVPAQGAHTKEARDLAAWLTAPEQQIKAFKAKGTFPSQKQALTSPDLLSVTNKFFNNAPTGQILADRANAVPFNPFKGPQYFAVRQVIADAINRVDVTKKQNAADSWAQAIKEFNALG; from the coding sequence ATGCGTTCATCCCTGTTGCGAGGAGCGGCGGTCACCGCTGGCCTGGCGCTGTTGCTGGTCGGGTGCTCGGGCCCGGCGGCTACGCCGTCGGCCAGTGCCCCGGCGTCACCCTCCGCCAGCGCTCCCAGTGAAGAGAAGGTCACTCTCACTGTCGCGACCTTCAACGAGTTCGGCTACGAAGATCTGTTCGCGGAGTACACCAAGGCTCACCCGAACGTCACCATCACCCCGAAGAAGGCCGCAACCTCCAACGAGGCTCGCGAGAACTACTTCAACAAGCTGGCTGCCGGCTCCGGTCTGTCCGACATCGAGGCCATCGAGGTCGACTGGCTGCCCGACGTCATGCAGACCGCTGACAAGCTGTACGACCTCTCCGGCGACGACGTCAAGGGCCGCTGGCTGGACTGGAAGGAAGCCGCTGGCACCGCTCCGGACGGCAAGCTGGTCGCCTACGGCACTGACATCGGCCCCGAGGGCGTCTGCTACCGCGCCGACCTGTTCAAGAAGGCCGGTCTGCCGACCGACCGCGCAGAGGTCGCCAAGGCTCTGGGCAGCACCTGGGATGACTACTTCGCGCTGGGCAAGAAGTTCGTTGCCAAGTCCAACGGCGTGGCCTGGTTCGACTCCGCTGACGCGATCATGCAGGGCCAGATCAACCAGCTGAAGAACGCTTTCTCCTCCACCGAGCCCGAGGAAACCCTCATCCCGCTGGGTGACAACGCTCCGGTCAAGGCTCAGTACGACTCCATCCTGAAGGCCGCCGTCGACGACAAGCTGTCGGCGCACCTGCAGCAGTGGCAGCCGGACTGGGTGGACGCCTTCCAGAAGGGCAAGTTCGCCACCATGCTCTGCCCGGGCTGGATGCTCGGTGTCATCGAGGGCAACGCCAAGGGCATCGAGGGCTGGGACATCGCCAACACCTTCCCCGGTGGCGGCGGCAACTGGGGCGGCTCGTACCTGACCGTTCCGGCGCAGGGTGCGCACACCAAGGAAGCTCGCGACCTGGCTGCGTGGCTGACCGCTCCCGAGCAGCAGATCAAGGCCTTCAAGGCCAAGGGCACCTTCCCGAGCCAGAAGCAGGCTCTGACCAGCCCCGATCTGCTGAGCGTCACCAATAAGTTCTTCAACAACGCTCCGACCGGCCAGATCCTGGCTGACCGGGCGAACGCGGTCCCGTTCAACCCGTTCAAGGGCCCGCAGTACTTCGCAGTACGCCAGGTGATTGCTGATGCGATCAACCGGGTCGACGTGACCAAGAAGCAGAATGCTGCTGATTCTTGGGCGCAGGCCATCAAGGAGTTCAACGCTCTCGGCTGA
- a CDS encoding carbohydrate ABC transporter permease: protein MTWRQRLSRWDVKSAPYLYIAPFFLLFALVGLFPLLYTGWVALNKWSLVKGNQGFIGLANFQYVLAQPRFWDGVTNTFSIFLLSSVPQIFLAIGIAAVLNANLRAKTFWRMGVLVPYVVAPVAVSLVFGKLFADESGVVNAILTNIGLDPIGWHSNRFWSHVAIATMVNFRWTGYNTLIFLAAMQAIPNDVIEASIVDGANRWQSFFSVTVPMLRPTIIFVVITSTIGGLQIFDEPRLFDNFSLGGPDREWMTVTMYLYELGWNVQKNLGRSAAVAWLLFLIIVIFALINYAITRRIASSDTRPNRKALVK, encoded by the coding sequence ATGACCTGGCGCCAGCGCCTGAGCCGGTGGGACGTCAAGAGCGCTCCCTACCTGTACATCGCACCGTTCTTCCTGCTTTTCGCTCTGGTGGGCCTGTTCCCGCTGCTCTACACCGGCTGGGTGGCCCTGAACAAATGGAGCCTGGTCAAGGGAAATCAAGGCTTCATCGGCCTCGCGAACTTCCAGTACGTGTTGGCGCAGCCCCGCTTCTGGGACGGCGTGACCAACACCTTCTCGATCTTCCTGCTCTCCTCGGTACCGCAGATCTTTCTGGCGATCGGAATCGCCGCGGTGCTGAACGCCAACCTGCGCGCCAAGACCTTCTGGCGGATGGGCGTCCTGGTGCCCTACGTGGTGGCACCGGTGGCCGTCTCGCTGGTCTTCGGCAAGCTCTTCGCCGACGAGTCCGGCGTGGTCAACGCCATCCTCACCAACATCGGCCTGGATCCGATCGGCTGGCACTCGAACCGGTTCTGGTCGCATGTGGCGATCGCCACCATGGTCAACTTCCGGTGGACCGGCTACAACACTTTGATCTTCCTGGCCGCCATGCAGGCCATCCCGAACGACGTCATCGAGGCGTCCATCGTGGACGGCGCCAACCGCTGGCAGAGCTTCTTCTCGGTCACGGTCCCGATGTTGCGCCCGACCATCATCTTCGTGGTGATCACCTCAACCATCGGTGGCCTGCAGATCTTCGATGAGCCACGGTTGTTCGACAACTTCTCTCTCGGTGGGCCGGATCGGGAGTGGATGACAGTCACGATGTATCTCTATGAGCTCGGCTGGAACGTCCAGAAGAACCTGGGGAGATCCGCCGCAGTCGCCTGGCTGTTGTTCCTGATCATCGTGATCTTCGCGCTGATCAACTACGCCATCACTCGCCGGATCGCCAGCAGCGACACCCGCCCGAACCGAAAGGCGCTGGTCAAATGA
- a CDS encoding carbohydrate ABC transporter permease, protein MSSVASAHQLAGAGAGRAAARRRRRSQMTEGQRRPGWVTYTLLSLVILISVIPLYYAFLLSSSTAGDIARNPIPSPIPQGHFFENVMRVLNSGIGFWGAIGNSVIVSVVTAFLVVFFSTLAGYSFAKLQFRGRNGLLAFVIGTMAVPTQLGIIPLFIIMSNLGWSGKLIAVIVPGAVTAFGVFWMTQYLSEALPYELIEAARVDGCSMIRTFWHVALPAARPAAAMLALFTFVGSWTNFFWPFIVLGSSNPTLPVALQLLQASYFKDMSLIMAGVVLATLPLLALFAVAGRHLVSGIMAGAVKG, encoded by the coding sequence ATGAGCTCCGTCGCATCCGCCCACCAGTTGGCCGGCGCGGGCGCCGGCCGAGCCGCTGCCCGGCGCCGCCGCCGCTCGCAGATGACCGAGGGTCAGCGCCGTCCGGGTTGGGTGACCTACACCCTGCTCAGCCTGGTGATCCTGATCTCGGTGATCCCGCTGTACTACGCGTTCCTGTTGTCCTCCTCGACGGCCGGCGACATCGCGCGCAACCCGATCCCGTCCCCGATCCCGCAGGGCCACTTCTTCGAGAACGTGATGCGGGTGCTGAACTCCGGCATCGGCTTCTGGGGTGCGATCGGCAACAGCGTCATCGTCAGCGTGGTGACCGCTTTCCTGGTGGTGTTCTTCTCCACGCTGGCCGGCTACTCGTTCGCCAAGCTGCAGTTCCGCGGACGCAATGGGCTGCTGGCCTTCGTGATCGGCACCATGGCCGTGCCGACCCAGCTCGGCATCATCCCGCTGTTCATCATCATGTCGAACCTGGGCTGGTCCGGGAAGCTGATCGCGGTCATCGTCCCCGGCGCAGTCACCGCCTTCGGTGTGTTCTGGATGACCCAGTACCTGTCGGAGGCATTGCCCTACGAGCTGATCGAAGCGGCCCGGGTCGACGGCTGCTCGATGATCCGGACGTTCTGGCACGTGGCGCTTCCGGCGGCTCGTCCGGCGGCGGCCATGCTCGCTCTGTTCACCTTCGTGGGTAGCTGGACGAACTTCTTCTGGCCGTTCATCGTGCTCGGCTCGTCCAACCCGACCCTGCCGGTGGCCCTGCAGTTGCTGCAGGCGTCCTACTTCAAGGACATGTCGCTGATCATGGCCGGTGTGGTTCTGGCCACCTTGCCGCTGTTGGCGCTGTTTGCCGTAGCCGGGCGGCATCTGGTGTCCGGGATCATGGCGGGGGCGGTCAAGGGCTGA
- a CDS encoding LacI family DNA-binding transcriptional regulator: protein MPRMIAAAGVPTLEDVAKLAGVSRATVSRVVNAAPLVAEATVVAVQRAIDQLGYQPNRAARALVTRRTGVVAVLVVETDYLVFRDPYFPQAYHGALQAFRESDVQVVLAMARPGEKPTEMVRYLESGHLDGAIVLSHHGPELAQAMEASRQPVVFVGNPETEGVCYVDLDNVQAARTATQHLIAGGCRKIATVTGPLDMVSGRNRLQGFGEAMTDAGLDPTWYVEGDYSGVSGRRVAKLIEEHPDIDGLFVANDLMAIGAISMLRDTGRRVPDDIRLVGFDNSEAAEQVSPHLTTMTNPSDEHTRIAAEMLIQLMAGVRPEPPTVVLPSELVVRESA from the coding sequence ATGCCGAGGATGATCGCCGCGGCTGGGGTACCGACTCTTGAGGACGTGGCCAAGCTGGCCGGCGTCTCCAGAGCCACTGTGTCGCGCGTCGTGAATGCGGCTCCGCTGGTCGCCGAGGCGACCGTGGTCGCCGTGCAGCGGGCCATCGACCAACTCGGCTACCAGCCCAACCGGGCGGCCCGGGCCCTGGTCACCCGGCGAACCGGCGTGGTCGCCGTGCTCGTCGTCGAGACCGACTATCTGGTGTTCCGCGATCCCTACTTCCCGCAGGCCTATCACGGCGCCTTGCAGGCGTTCCGGGAATCCGACGTCCAGGTTGTGCTGGCCATGGCTCGTCCCGGCGAGAAGCCGACCGAGATGGTCCGCTACCTCGAGTCGGGGCACCTGGACGGGGCGATCGTGCTGTCTCATCACGGTCCCGAACTGGCTCAGGCCATGGAGGCGTCCCGGCAGCCGGTGGTCTTCGTCGGCAACCCGGAGACCGAAGGGGTCTGCTACGTCGACCTGGACAACGTCCAGGCCGCCCGGACCGCTACTCAGCACCTGATCGCCGGTGGCTGCCGCAAGATCGCCACCGTCACCGGCCCGCTGGACATGGTCTCTGGTCGCAACCGCCTGCAGGGTTTCGGGGAGGCGATGACCGACGCCGGGCTGGATCCGACCTGGTACGTCGAGGGTGACTACTCCGGCGTGTCCGGACGTCGGGTGGCCAAGCTGATCGAGGAACACCCGGACATCGACGGGCTGTTCGTGGCCAATGACCTGATGGCGATCGGCGCAATCTCAATGCTGCGGGATACTGGACGTCGGGTCCCCGACGACATTCGGCTGGTCGGCTTCGACAACTCCGAAGCTGCTGAGCAGGTGTCGCCGCACTTGACCACGATGACCAACCCGTCCGACGAGCACACCAGAATCGCAGCCGAGATGTTGATCCAACTGATGGCCGGCGTCCGCCCGGAGCCGCCCACTGTCGTGCTGCCGAGTGAGCTGGTGGTCCGCGAGTCGGCATGA
- a CDS encoding ATP-binding protein — protein MSEEQVVRSTRPLSTAWIGGVCAGLADHLGWPVLLVRLGFVVVSAFALTGLWAYLVLWLAMPRTAAERSAPGLEANARAGMRSTSAVSFSGVDLSLATALALLGIGLTWMVQVSGWGLPPRVLAVGLLTGGGLGMIWWQADHVSTREVVRGTGWRRLVAPLVRHWSSVVGILVGLSSLAAAVAVLVLSSGLDEVARTILLLGASVAALVLAVLPWIIRVRQTLAEARQEAMLADARADMAAHLHDSVLQTLALIQRQAGDPKKVTALARRQERELRQWLYGDAPTGGSLVEALTAELLDVEDTHGVDVELVSVGDTELTPELAAVVRASREAMVNAAKHSGAERVDVFAEADEDLVSVFIRDRGKGFDLAEIDDDRMGVRASIVERVKRAGGRAIIRTAPGEGTEVRLELPR, from the coding sequence ATGAGCGAGGAGCAGGTCGTCCGCTCGACCCGGCCGCTGAGTACGGCATGGATCGGCGGGGTCTGTGCGGGGCTGGCCGACCATCTGGGCTGGCCGGTGCTGCTGGTCCGGCTCGGTTTCGTGGTGGTCTCGGCCTTCGCGCTGACCGGCCTGTGGGCCTACCTGGTGCTGTGGCTGGCCATGCCGCGGACCGCGGCCGAACGCTCGGCGCCCGGCCTGGAGGCGAACGCCCGGGCCGGAATGCGCTCAACCTCTGCAGTCAGCTTCAGTGGCGTCGACCTCAGCCTGGCTACGGCATTGGCGCTGCTCGGTATCGGCCTGACCTGGATGGTGCAGGTCAGTGGCTGGGGACTGCCGCCCCGCGTGCTGGCCGTCGGTCTGCTCACCGGCGGTGGCCTGGGCATGATCTGGTGGCAGGCCGACCACGTCTCCACCCGCGAGGTCGTCCGCGGCACCGGCTGGCGACGGCTGGTGGCCCCACTGGTCCGGCACTGGTCCTCGGTGGTCGGCATCCTGGTCGGGCTGAGTTCGCTGGCGGCCGCCGTCGCGGTGCTGGTGCTGAGCAGCGGCCTGGACGAGGTGGCCCGGACGATCCTGCTGCTGGGCGCATCGGTGGCAGCGCTCGTCCTGGCCGTTCTGCCGTGGATCATCCGGGTGCGCCAGACCCTGGCCGAAGCTCGGCAGGAGGCCATGCTGGCCGATGCCCGGGCCGATATGGCCGCCCACCTGCACGACTCGGTGCTCCAAACCCTGGCCCTGATCCAGCGCCAGGCCGGCGACCCGAAGAAGGTGACTGCGCTAGCTCGCCGCCAGGAGCGGGAGCTGCGCCAGTGGCTCTACGGCGATGCGCCGACCGGCGGCAGCCTGGTCGAGGCGCTCACCGCTGAACTGCTCGACGTCGAGGACACCCACGGGGTGGATGTGGAACTGGTGTCGGTCGGCGACACCGAGCTCACCCCCGAACTGGCGGCCGTGGTCCGGGCCAGCCGGGAGGCCATGGTGAACGCCGCCAAGCACTCCGGTGCCGAGCGCGTGGACGTCTTCGCCGAGGCCGACGAGGATCTGGTCAGCGTCTTCATCAGGGATCGCGGCAAGGGTTTCGACCTGGCCGAGATCGATGACGACCGGATGGGAGTGCGGGCTTCGATCGTGGAACGAGTCAAGCGGGCCGGCGGACGGGCCATAATCAGGACAGCGCCCGGAGAGGGCACCGAAGTCAGACTGGAGTTGCCCCGATGA
- a CDS encoding LuxR C-terminal-related transcriptional regulator, translated as MSETETTPAAWRVVVVDDHAMFRSGVKHDIGGRVQLVGEGEDVPTAVAAILAAMPDVVLLDVHLPGGGGIEVIKQVTATEPSMKFLALSVSDAAEDVIGVIRAGARGYVTKSISADELVEAIGRVATGDAVFSPRLAGFVLDAFSGAIDVASIDEDLDRLSVREREVLRLIARGYAYKEIAKELFISIKTVETHVSSVLRKLQLSNRHQLTRWATDRKLV; from the coding sequence ATGAGTGAGACCGAAACCACACCGGCCGCCTGGCGAGTGGTGGTCGTCGACGACCATGCCATGTTCCGCAGCGGGGTCAAGCACGACATCGGCGGACGCGTCCAGCTGGTCGGCGAGGGCGAGGACGTCCCCACCGCCGTGGCGGCCATTCTGGCGGCGATGCCCGATGTGGTGCTGCTGGACGTCCACCTGCCCGGCGGGGGCGGCATCGAGGTGATCAAGCAGGTGACCGCCACCGAGCCGAGCATGAAGTTCTTGGCCCTGTCGGTCTCCGACGCCGCCGAGGACGTGATCGGCGTGATCCGGGCCGGGGCTAGGGGTTATGTGACCAAGTCGATCTCGGCCGACGAACTGGTCGAGGCCATCGGACGGGTGGCTACCGGTGATGCGGTGTTCTCGCCGCGGCTGGCCGGCTTCGTCCTGGACGCCTTCTCCGGCGCCATCGACGTGGCCAGCATCGACGAGGATCTGGACCGGCTCTCGGTGCGCGAGCGCGAGGTGCTTCGGCTGATCGCCCGCGGCTACGCCTACAAGGAGATCGCCAAGGAGCTGTTCATCTCGATCAAGACCGTCGAGACCCACGTGTCGTCGGTGCTGCGCAAGCTGCAGCTGTCCAACCGCCACCAGCTGACCCGCTGGGCCACCGACCGCAAGCTGGTCTGA
- a CDS encoding GlsB/YeaQ/YmgE family stress response membrane protein produces MNFIGWILMGLIAGAIAKSIMKEGGGWLSSLLTGLIGGVVGGWIGSAIFDHGVTGFFSPWSWLLAIGGSVLVLWLRGVITGRKR; encoded by the coding sequence ATGAACTTCATTGGATGGATCCTGATGGGACTGATCGCCGGTGCGATCGCCAAGTCGATCATGAAGGAAGGCGGCGGCTGGCTCTCCAGCCTGCTGACCGGCCTGATCGGTGGCGTGGTCGGCGGCTGGATCGGCAGCGCGATCTTCGATCACGGCGTCACTGGCTTCTTCTCGCCGTGGTCGTGGCTGTTGGCGATCGGTGGCTCGGTGCTCGTGCTCTGGTTGCGCGGAGTGATCACCGGCCGCAAGCGCTGA